From a single Micromonospora sp. WMMD1102 genomic region:
- a CDS encoding branched-chain amino acid ABC transporter permease yields MKTTGRRTRPPGRPGLHTSYADELALFDTRAKRVAMAGLLAIALALPFLLTDEVLQLLALGCVAAIGAIGLGLVTGYAGQVSLGHAFFLAVGAYTAAAISGDPDGRVIGFGVTNILVWLPAAGLVAGLAGVLVAPLATRLRGLYLAIVTLGLVFIGQHVFSEWSALTGGAGVGRPAATLEFFGRPIAATGPLGTRDQKLYWLMLLLLVGFALAAANLARSKVGRAFTAIRDRDIAAGVIGVNLARYKTIAFAVSSAYAGCAGALLYTITGFFDPGSFSLLLSVQYIAMVLIGGAGTISGAIAGAFFLTLLPRFIRELQAWLPFLHAQPNEMPNVFQVETILYGVLLVVFLIFEPRGLFGIWTRVRNYWKTWPFSY; encoded by the coding sequence GTGAAGACCACCGGCAGGCGTACCCGCCCGCCCGGACGACCCGGGCTGCACACCTCGTACGCCGACGAACTGGCCCTGTTCGACACCCGGGCGAAGCGGGTCGCGATGGCCGGGCTGCTCGCCATCGCTCTCGCCCTGCCGTTCCTGCTCACCGACGAGGTGCTGCAACTGCTGGCGCTGGGTTGCGTGGCGGCGATCGGGGCGATCGGACTGGGGCTGGTCACCGGCTACGCCGGGCAGGTCTCGCTGGGGCACGCGTTCTTCCTCGCCGTCGGCGCGTACACGGCGGCGGCGATCTCCGGCGACCCGGACGGCCGGGTGATCGGCTTCGGGGTCACCAACATCCTGGTCTGGTTGCCCGCCGCCGGGCTGGTCGCCGGGCTGGCCGGGGTGCTGGTCGCCCCGCTGGCCACCCGGCTGCGCGGGCTCTACCTGGCGATCGTCACCCTCGGCCTGGTCTTCATCGGACAGCACGTGTTCAGCGAGTGGTCGGCGCTGACCGGCGGCGCCGGGGTCGGCCGGCCGGCGGCCACCCTGGAGTTCTTCGGCCGGCCGATCGCCGCCACCGGCCCGCTCGGCACCCGCGACCAGAAGCTCTACTGGCTGATGCTGCTGCTCCTGGTCGGCTTCGCGCTGGCCGCCGCCAACCTGGCCCGCTCGAAGGTGGGGCGGGCGTTCACCGCGATCCGGGACCGGGACATCGCCGCCGGGGTGATCGGGGTGAACCTGGCCCGCTACAAGACGATCGCCTTCGCCGTCTCGTCGGCGTACGCCGGCTGCGCGGGGGCGCTGCTCTACACGATCACCGGGTTCTTCGACCCGGGTTCGTTCAGCCTGCTGCTGTCGGTGCAGTACATCGCGATGGTGCTGATCGGAGGTGCGGGCACCATCTCCGGCGCGATCGCCGGGGCGTTCTTCCTCACCCTGCTGCCCCGGTTCATCCGGGAACTACAGGCGTGGCTGCCGTTCCTGCACGCCCAGCCGAACGAGATGCCGAACGTCTTCCAGGTGGAGACGATCCTGTACGGCGTAC
- a CDS encoding CHRD domain-containing protein, producing the protein MMIRRWYGAVVSVVALLVAGAGTARIVLENADRNEEERDRWGVARERLSGYQEDPLAVSTTGNGGFSLAIDEEDQEVTYRLSYDALSGDVTQAHIHFGGRAQSGGISAFLCTNLGNGPAGTQSCPASPAMLSGTIRPADVIGPTAQGIAPGEFDELVAAVRAGAAYVNVHSSRYPGGEIRGQLGRHWH; encoded by the coding sequence ATGATGATCCGACGATGGTACGGCGCGGTGGTCTCGGTGGTGGCCCTTCTCGTCGCCGGGGCGGGAACGGCCAGGATCGTGCTGGAGAACGCCGACCGCAACGAAGAGGAGCGGGACCGCTGGGGAGTCGCCCGGGAACGGCTCAGCGGCTACCAGGAGGACCCGCTGGCGGTCTCGACCACCGGCAACGGCGGCTTCAGCCTCGCCATCGACGAGGAGGACCAGGAAGTGACGTACCGGCTCAGCTACGACGCACTCTCCGGTGACGTCACCCAGGCACACATCCATTTCGGCGGCCGGGCCCAGAGCGGCGGGATAAGCGCCTTCCTCTGCACCAACCTCGGCAACGGGCCGGCCGGCACCCAGTCCTGCCCCGCCTCGCCGGCCATGCTCAGCGGGACCATCCGGCCGGCCGACGTGATCGGTCCGACCGCGCAGGGGATCGCGCCCGGTGAGTTCGACGAGCTGGTCGCGGCGGTACGGGCCGGTGCGGCGTACGTCAACGTGCACAGCTCGCGCTATCCCGGCGGCGAGATCCGCGGCCAGCTCGGCCGGCACTGGCACTGA
- a CDS encoding ABC transporter ATP-binding protein produces the protein MTTTAPAGAVTGRDGADPILWFEDVRLHFAGVRAIDGVSFTVGRHELFAIIGPNGSGKTSIFNVLSGVYRPQTGRVVFDGVDLVGRRPHAIAALGMARTFQNVELFGNLTVLDNLLLGRHHHIDYGPLAAIGWLGRARRAEIANRAAVEEIVDFLELERWRRMPVGLLPYGVQKRVELGRALAMEPKLLLLDEPVAGMNLEETEDMARFVLDVRDELDIPIVLVEHDMGLVMDLADRVLVVDFGQVVATGTPAEIPHHPDVVRAYLGANPPVPKGEPSARLGGELRPGGEAQSGDDGQPGDLARREEPR, from the coding sequence GTGACGACGACGGCGCCGGCCGGGGCCGTGACCGGGCGGGACGGTGCGGACCCGATCCTGTGGTTCGAGGACGTCCGGCTGCACTTCGCGGGCGTACGGGCCATCGACGGGGTGAGCTTCACGGTCGGCCGGCACGAACTCTTCGCCATCATCGGACCGAACGGCTCGGGCAAGACCTCCATCTTCAACGTCCTCTCCGGGGTCTACCGGCCGCAGACCGGTCGGGTCGTCTTCGACGGCGTGGACCTGGTCGGGCGCCGGCCGCACGCCATCGCGGCGCTCGGGATGGCCCGGACCTTCCAGAACGTCGAGCTCTTCGGCAACCTCACCGTGCTGGACAACCTGCTGCTCGGCCGGCACCACCACATCGACTACGGACCGCTCGCCGCGATCGGCTGGCTCGGCCGGGCACGCCGGGCCGAGATCGCCAACCGGGCCGCGGTCGAGGAGATCGTGGACTTCCTCGAACTGGAACGCTGGCGGCGGATGCCGGTCGGTCTGCTGCCGTACGGGGTGCAGAAGCGGGTCGAGCTGGGTCGGGCCCTGGCGATGGAACCGAAACTGCTGCTGCTGGACGAACCGGTCGCCGGGATGAACCTGGAGGAGACCGAGGACATGGCCCGGTTCGTCCTCGACGTGCGTGACGAGCTGGACATCCCGATCGTGCTGGTCGAGCACGACATGGGACTGGTGATGGACCTCGCCGACCGGGTGCTGGTGGTCGACTTCGGCCAGGTGGTCGCGACCGGCACTCCGGCGGAGATCCCGCACCATCCGGACGTCGTGCGCGCCTACCTCGGCGCGAACCCACCAGTCCCGAAGGGCGAGCCGTCCGCCCGGCTGGGCGGCGAATTGCGGCCTGGCGGCGAAGCGCAATCGGGGGACGACGGGCAGCCGGGGGACCTGGCTCGACGGGAGGAGCCGCGATGA
- a CDS encoding ABC transporter ATP-binding protein — protein MLQVRNLEVVYDDVMLVLRGVSLAVPPGGIVALLGANGAGKTTLLRAISGLLDVHDGAVTKGTVTLDGEPIHRLRPAAVVRRGVCQVMEGRRIFAELTVEENLRLGGHTAYRQIPARLDHVFGLFPVLAGRRRLAAGYLSGGEQQMLAMGRALMTQPRYLLLDEPSLGLAPRLVDQVRELIAAINATGAGVLLVEQNATMALSLATHGYVLETGQVVLDKPAADLLADDDIREFYLGLGAAAADRRSFREVKHYRRRKRWLS, from the coding sequence ATGCTGCAGGTGCGCAATCTCGAGGTCGTCTACGACGACGTGATGCTGGTGCTGCGCGGAGTGAGTCTCGCCGTACCGCCCGGCGGGATCGTCGCACTGCTCGGCGCGAACGGCGCCGGCAAGACCACCCTGCTGCGGGCGATAAGCGGCCTGCTCGACGTGCACGACGGCGCGGTCACCAAGGGCACCGTCACGCTCGACGGGGAACCGATCCACCGGCTGCGGCCGGCCGCCGTGGTCCGGCGGGGCGTCTGCCAGGTGATGGAGGGACGCCGGATCTTCGCCGAGCTGACCGTGGAGGAGAACCTGCGGCTCGGCGGCCACACGGCGTACCGGCAGATCCCCGCCCGGCTGGACCACGTGTTCGGGCTCTTCCCGGTGCTGGCCGGGCGCCGCCGGCTCGCCGCCGGATACCTCTCCGGCGGCGAGCAGCAGATGCTCGCGATGGGCCGGGCGCTGATGACACAGCCGCGCTACCTGCTGCTGGACGAGCCCAGCCTAGGTCTGGCACCCCGACTGGTCGACCAGGTCCGGGAGCTGATCGCGGCGATCAACGCGACAGGTGCCGGGGTGCTGCTGGTCGAGCAGAACGCCACGATGGCGCTCTCGCTGGCCACCCACGGCTACGTGCTGGAGACCGGGCAGGTGGTGCTGGACAAGCCTGCCGCCGACCTGCTGGCCGACGACGACATCCGGGAGTTCTATCTCGGTCTCGGTGCCGCCGCAGCGGACCGGCGGTCGTTTCGGGAGGTCAAGCACTACCGGCGGCGCAAGCGGTGGTTGTCGTGA
- a CDS encoding branched-chain amino acid ABC transporter permease yields the protein MTELAESLLRGLGTGSVYALLALGFVIVYKATRVISFAQPAFMLAGAVLVTYLAGPLGFWLALPVAAVGTAGLALGVERVAVRPMVGRPAFTVAIITLGVDVAVRVVVNGFIGLDVRHVGDPWGLRTVPLPGTGIDLQQRHLAALLATGVLVAGLFAFFRYTRMGLAMRAAAYDQEAALAQGVSVGAVFALSWALAGGLAAVAGTFAAAGASVDGALWLVALTALPVIILGGLDSLPGAVVGGLAVGTIQELAATYQQHAPWLGGNVSVISPYVLMLLVLLVRPYGLFGTREVERV from the coding sequence ATGACCGAGCTGGCCGAGAGCCTGCTGCGCGGGCTGGGCACCGGCAGCGTCTACGCCCTGCTGGCCCTCGGATTCGTCATCGTCTACAAGGCCACCAGGGTGATCAGTTTCGCCCAGCCGGCCTTCATGCTCGCCGGCGCGGTACTCGTCACCTACCTGGCCGGCCCGCTCGGCTTCTGGCTCGCGCTGCCGGTCGCCGCCGTCGGAACCGCCGGGCTGGCGCTCGGGGTGGAACGGGTGGCTGTCCGCCCGATGGTCGGCCGGCCGGCGTTCACGGTCGCCATCATCACCCTCGGGGTGGACGTCGCGGTCCGGGTGGTGGTCAACGGGTTCATCGGGCTGGACGTCCGACACGTCGGCGACCCGTGGGGGCTGCGTACCGTGCCACTGCCCGGCACCGGGATCGACCTGCAACAGCGGCACCTCGCGGCACTGCTCGCCACCGGCGTGCTGGTCGCCGGGCTCTTCGCCTTCTTCCGGTACACCCGGATGGGGCTGGCGATGCGGGCCGCCGCGTACGACCAGGAGGCGGCACTGGCCCAGGGCGTCTCGGTCGGTGCGGTCTTCGCACTGTCCTGGGCGCTGGCCGGCGGGCTGGCGGCGGTGGCCGGCACCTTCGCCGCCGCCGGAGCCAGCGTCGACGGTGCGCTCTGGCTGGTCGCACTGACCGCCCTGCCGGTGATCATCCTCGGTGGACTCGACTCGCTGCCGGGTGCGGTGGTCGGCGGGCTGGCGGTCGGGACGATCCAGGAACTCGCCGCCACCTACCAGCAGCACGCGCCGTGGCTCGGCGGCAACGTCTCGGTGATCAGCCCGTACGTGCTGATGCTGCTGGTCCTGCTGGTCCGCCCGTACGGGCTGTTCGGCACGAGGGAGGTGGAACGGGTGTGA
- a CDS encoding AMP-binding protein — MTESTAAGGSVTAAGAGSAGVGPAGPAVEVPAGVEPVRTLAVRVRDRAQDSPDAVAMREKDRGIWQEVTWAGYWDTVQTVAHGLLALGVQPGDRVAIHAENRREWLFTDVATVALRAATVGLYPTNPAPEVGYLLAHSGARVLVAEDQEQVDKALAVLDDCPDLERIVYLEPRGIRRRYRHPALLGWDELLAIGAEHRAAEPATVEARMASATAEDVATLIYTSGTTGPPKGAMLTVANVDFAIRTLVDGGGFTDPPPGPYDLLLSYLPLCHVAERIFTTWFNAGAGVQVAFAESIDTVQANLREVQPTILFGVPRIWEKILAGVTIRLANASPVKGWNARLWLTVADRIAGTLVRTGGRHTAGTLLAYAIGWLCCYRALRVRIGMRRVRYAASGAAPIAPDVLRFFMGIGVRMHEVYGMTENTAVATGNRPGRVRLGTVGEPHPGVELRIDESTGEILTRHPGVFAGYYRDPAATAVALDPEGWLRTGDIGEWVDGTHVRITDRARDIMITAGGKNVAPSDIENALKTSPYVKEAVLVGDRRPYLTALVGIELETVGEWAQRRGLAYTTYRDLAGKPEVRALVEGLVAAVNAGRAPVEQVRRFTLLPKELDHDDGELTATQKVRRAAVADRFADLIDEMYTGAARRAGSAQAGSAQAGPAQAGPGSSRAGEAAR, encoded by the coding sequence ATGACCGAATCGACCGCCGCCGGCGGCTCCGTGACCGCCGCCGGTGCGGGCTCGGCGGGCGTCGGCCCGGCCGGCCCGGCGGTGGAGGTGCCGGCAGGTGTGGAGCCGGTCCGCACCCTCGCGGTACGGGTCCGCGACCGGGCCCAGGACAGTCCGGACGCGGTGGCGATGCGGGAGAAGGACCGGGGCATCTGGCAGGAGGTCACCTGGGCCGGGTACTGGGACACCGTGCAGACCGTGGCGCACGGGCTGCTGGCGCTCGGCGTCCAACCGGGCGACCGGGTGGCGATCCACGCGGAGAACCGCCGGGAGTGGCTCTTCACCGACGTGGCGACCGTGGCGCTGCGGGCGGCGACGGTCGGGCTCTACCCGACCAACCCGGCTCCGGAGGTCGGCTACCTGCTCGCGCACTCCGGTGCCCGGGTGCTGGTAGCCGAGGACCAGGAGCAGGTCGACAAGGCGCTGGCGGTGCTCGACGACTGCCCGGACCTGGAGCGGATCGTCTATCTCGAACCGCGCGGCATCCGGCGCCGCTACCGGCATCCCGCCCTGCTCGGCTGGGACGAGCTGCTGGCGATCGGCGCCGAGCACCGGGCGGCCGAGCCGGCGACGGTCGAGGCCCGGATGGCGTCGGCGACCGCCGAGGACGTGGCCACGCTGATCTACACCTCCGGCACCACCGGCCCGCCGAAGGGCGCGATGCTGACCGTCGCCAACGTGGACTTCGCGATCCGGACGCTTGTCGACGGCGGCGGCTTCACCGATCCACCGCCGGGGCCGTACGACCTGCTGCTGTCGTACCTGCCGCTCTGCCATGTCGCGGAACGGATCTTCACCACCTGGTTCAACGCCGGTGCCGGGGTGCAGGTGGCGTTCGCCGAGTCGATCGACACCGTGCAGGCGAACCTGCGCGAGGTGCAGCCCACGATCCTGTTCGGCGTACCCCGGATCTGGGAGAAGATCCTGGCCGGCGTGACCATCCGGCTGGCCAACGCCTCGCCGGTCAAGGGGTGGAACGCCCGGCTGTGGCTGACGGTCGCAGACCGGATCGCCGGCACGCTGGTCCGGACCGGCGGACGGCACACCGCCGGCACCCTGCTCGCGTACGCGATCGGCTGGCTCTGCTGCTACCGGGCGTTGCGGGTGCGGATCGGGATGCGCCGGGTCCGGTACGCCGCCTCCGGTGCCGCCCCGATCGCCCCGGACGTGCTGCGCTTCTTCATGGGCATCGGCGTGCGGATGCACGAGGTGTACGGGATGACCGAGAACACCGCCGTCGCCACCGGGAACCGGCCGGGCCGGGTCCGGCTCGGCACGGTCGGCGAGCCGCACCCCGGCGTCGAGCTGCGGATCGACGAGTCGACCGGGGAGATCCTGACCCGGCATCCGGGCGTCTTCGCCGGCTACTACCGGGATCCGGCGGCGACGGCGGTGGCGCTCGACCCGGAGGGCTGGCTGCGCACCGGCGACATCGGCGAGTGGGTCGACGGCACCCACGTGCGGATCACCGACCGGGCCAGGGACATCATGATCACCGCGGGTGGCAAGAACGTCGCCCCCTCCGACATCGAGAACGCCCTCAAGACGTCGCCGTACGTCAAGGAGGCGGTCCTGGTCGGCGACCGCCGACCGTACCTGACGGCGCTGGTCGGGATCGAGCTGGAGACGGTGGGGGAGTGGGCACAGCGCCGGGGGCTGGCGTACACCACCTATCGGGACCTGGCCGGCAAGCCGGAGGTCCGGGCCCTGGTCGAGGGGCTGGTCGCGGCGGTGAACGCGGGACGGGCCCCGGTCGAGCAGGTCCGGAGGTTCACCCTGCTGCCCAAGGAACTCGACCACGACGACGGCGAGCTGACCGCCACCCAGAAGGTACGCCGGGCCGCCGTCGCCGACCGCTTCGCCGACCTGATCGACGAGATGTACACCGGCGCCGCGCGCCGGGCCGGCTCGGCGCAGGCGGGTTCGGCGCAGGCCGGCCCGGCGCAGGCCGGCCCGGGGTCGTCCCGAGCCGGGGAGGCGGCCCGATGA